Proteins found in one Diorhabda sublineata isolate icDioSubl1.1 chromosome 9, icDioSubl1.1, whole genome shotgun sequence genomic segment:
- the LOC130448919 gene encoding pyruvate kinase-like isoform X3 → MGDNVLPFQLQALDKQTHLDHLCALDINSRASFIRLSGIICTIGPASRDPDVLVEMMEAGMNVARLNFSHGSHEYHAETIVNIRTAVDMYSKKIGMPYPLAIALDTKGPEIRTGLLEGGGSAEVELVKGQTIKLTTDKAYESKGTKDCVYIDYDNIQKVVKPGNRIYVDDGLMSLVVESVQGSFLTCTVENGGILGSRKGCNLPGVPVDLPAVSEKDKSDLKFGVEQKVDIIFASFIRNGAALAEIRSILGEEGKKILIISKIENQQGVDNLDEIIDASDGIMAARGDLGIEIPTEKVFIAQKAMIARCNKVGKPVICATQMLESMTKKPRPTRAESSDVANAVIDGADCVMLSGETAKGDYPLDCVRTMANICKEAEAAMWSKEFFHDLTDILPVPLDIAQTIAVSAVESSNKTLAAAIIVITTSGKSAHLVAKFKPRCPIIAVTRNAQVARQAQLYRAILPLVYEADRLEDWLKDVDARVQYGIKFGKAQGFIRTGDPVVVITGWKQGSGFTNTLRIIYAADEVQAVCLGTCSK, encoded by the exons GACCTGCATCAAGAGACCCAGACGTGCTGGTGGAGATGATGGAAGCAGGTATGAACGTGGCGCGTCTCAATTTCTCTCATGGTTCTCACGAATACCACGCCGAAACAATCGTCAATATCCGTACCGCTGTTGATATGTACAGCAAGAAAATTGGTATGCCTTATCCGTTAGCCATAGCCCTTGATACCAAAGGACCCGAAATCCGTACAGGTCTTCTCGAAGGG GGTGGTTCTGCTGAAGTTGAACTAGTTAAAGGTCAAACCATTAAATTGACCACCGATAAGGCATACGAATCAAAAGGCACTAAAGACTGCGTATATATTGATTACGATAATATTCAGAAAGTTGTAAAACCAGGAAATCGCATTTACGTCGACGATGGTTTGATGTCTTTGGTTGTAGAAAGTGTCCAAGGCTCTTTCCTCACCTGTACCGTTGAAAATGGCGGTATTCTTGGAAGTCGTAAAG gttGCAATCTTCCTGGTGTTCCCGTCGATTTACCTGCCGTATCTGAAAAGGATAAATCCGATTTGAAATTTGGCGTCGAACAAAAAGTCGATATAATTTTTGCTTCGTTCATACGTAACGGTGCTGCCTTGGCCGAAATCAGGAGCATCCTTGgagaagaaggaaaaaaaattttaattatttccaaaattgaaaaCCAACAAG gTGTGGATAATTTGGACGAAATCATAGATGCTTCAGATGGTATTATGGCGGCCCGTGGTGATCTTGGTATAGAAATTCCCACTGAAAAAGTATTCATAGCACAAAAAGCGATGATCGCTCGTTGCAACAAAGTAGGTAAACCGGTCATTTGTGCTACCCAAATGTTGGAATCTATGACCAAAAAACCGAGACCGACTCGTGCCGAAAGTTCAGATGTAGCTAATGCCGTTATCGATGGAGCTGATTGCGTGATGTTATCAGGTGAAACGGCTAAAGGAGATTACCCATTAGATTGCGTTAGAACTATGGCTAACATTTGCAAAGAAGCCGAAGCTGCCATGTGGAGTAAGGAATTCTTCCACGATTTAACAGATATa TTGCCAGTTCCGCTTGATATAGCACAAACAATTGCAGTTTCCGCAGTAGAATCTTCCAATAAGACGTTGGCTGCTGCTATAATTGTTATTACCACGTCCGGTAAATCTGCTCATTTGGTCGCTAAATTTAAACCAAGATGTCCCATTATTGCAGTAACACGGAACGCTCAAGTTGCTAGACAAGCCCAACTCTATAGGGCCATTTTACCGTTGGTATATGAAG ctGATCGTCTTGAAGATTGGTTAAAAGATGTAGACGCCAGAGTACAATACGGTATCAAATTCGGTAAAGCCCAAGGATTTATTAGAACCGGTGATCCAGTTGTGGTTATAACAGGATGGAAACAAGGATCCGGTTTTACAAATACTCTTAGAATCATCTATGCAGCCGATGAAGTACAGGCTGTATGTCTTGGAACATGTTCCAAGTAA
- the LOC130448919 gene encoding pyruvate kinase-like isoform X2, with the protein MKAMIRTASMGDNVLPFQLQALDKQTHLDHLCALDINSRASFIRLSGIICTIGPASRDPDVLVEMMEAGMNVARLNFSHGSHEYHAETIVNIRTAVDMYSKKIGMPYPLAIALDTKGPEIRTGLLEGGGSAEVELVKGQTIKLTTDKAYESKGTKDCVYIDYDNIQKVVKPGNRIYVDDGLMSLVVESVQGSFLTCTVENGGILGSRKGCNLPGVPVDLPAVSEKDKSDLKFGVEQKVDIIFASFIRNGAALAEIRSILGEEGKKILIISKIENQQGVDNLDEIIDASDGIMAARGDLGIEIPTEKVFIAQKAMIARCNKVGKPVICATQMLESMTKKPRPTRAESSDVANAVIDGADCVMLSGETAKGDYPLDCVRTMANICKEAEAAMWSKEFFHDLTDILPVPLDIAQTIAVSAVESSNKTLAAAIIVITTSGKSAHLVAKFKPRCPIIAVTRNAQVARQAQLYRAILPLVYEADRLEDWLKDVDARVQYGIKFGKAQGFIRTGDPVVVITGWKQGSGFTNTLRIIYAADEVQAVCLGTCSK; encoded by the exons GACCTGCATCAAGAGACCCAGACGTGCTGGTGGAGATGATGGAAGCAGGTATGAACGTGGCGCGTCTCAATTTCTCTCATGGTTCTCACGAATACCACGCCGAAACAATCGTCAATATCCGTACCGCTGTTGATATGTACAGCAAGAAAATTGGTATGCCTTATCCGTTAGCCATAGCCCTTGATACCAAAGGACCCGAAATCCGTACAGGTCTTCTCGAAGGG GGTGGTTCTGCTGAAGTTGAACTAGTTAAAGGTCAAACCATTAAATTGACCACCGATAAGGCATACGAATCAAAAGGCACTAAAGACTGCGTATATATTGATTACGATAATATTCAGAAAGTTGTAAAACCAGGAAATCGCATTTACGTCGACGATGGTTTGATGTCTTTGGTTGTAGAAAGTGTCCAAGGCTCTTTCCTCACCTGTACCGTTGAAAATGGCGGTATTCTTGGAAGTCGTAAAG gttGCAATCTTCCTGGTGTTCCCGTCGATTTACCTGCCGTATCTGAAAAGGATAAATCCGATTTGAAATTTGGCGTCGAACAAAAAGTCGATATAATTTTTGCTTCGTTCATACGTAACGGTGCTGCCTTGGCCGAAATCAGGAGCATCCTTGgagaagaaggaaaaaaaattttaattatttccaaaattgaaaaCCAACAAG gTGTGGATAATTTGGACGAAATCATAGATGCTTCAGATGGTATTATGGCGGCCCGTGGTGATCTTGGTATAGAAATTCCCACTGAAAAAGTATTCATAGCACAAAAAGCGATGATCGCTCGTTGCAACAAAGTAGGTAAACCGGTCATTTGTGCTACCCAAATGTTGGAATCTATGACCAAAAAACCGAGACCGACTCGTGCCGAAAGTTCAGATGTAGCTAATGCCGTTATCGATGGAGCTGATTGCGTGATGTTATCAGGTGAAACGGCTAAAGGAGATTACCCATTAGATTGCGTTAGAACTATGGCTAACATTTGCAAAGAAGCCGAAGCTGCCATGTGGAGTAAGGAATTCTTCCACGATTTAACAGATATa TTGCCAGTTCCGCTTGATATAGCACAAACAATTGCAGTTTCCGCAGTAGAATCTTCCAATAAGACGTTGGCTGCTGCTATAATTGTTATTACCACGTCCGGTAAATCTGCTCATTTGGTCGCTAAATTTAAACCAAGATGTCCCATTATTGCAGTAACACGGAACGCTCAAGTTGCTAGACAAGCCCAACTCTATAGGGCCATTTTACCGTTGGTATATGAAG ctGATCGTCTTGAAGATTGGTTAAAAGATGTAGACGCCAGAGTACAATACGGTATCAAATTCGGTAAAGCCCAAGGATTTATTAGAACCGGTGATCCAGTTGTGGTTATAACAGGATGGAAACAAGGATCCGGTTTTACAAATACTCTTAGAATCATCTATGCAGCCGATGAAGTACAGGCTGTATGTCTTGGAACATGTTCCAAGTAA
- the LOC130448918 gene encoding protein disulfide-isomerase A5, with the protein MKKLFVVFCIFIFVIAIAQCSSKSNKKLVIENIADIKDFKKLLRTKTNILICFYNNYKQSQNVIKVFKEVADNIKGEGTMVLIDCKGDAKKLCKKLKIPNDAYSIMHYKDGDFHKDYDRKITVSSMTNFMRDPTGDIPWEEDTTATDIVHIPDSNTLSKLLKKELRPLMVMFYAPWCGFCKTLKPEYADAARELEDDAVLAAIDVNRPENAAVRTQYNITGFPTLLFFENGHLKFPYEGENKKTAIVSFMRNPTAPPVKLKEPEWSEMDNEVVHLTTNSFDPVIKEESSVLVMFYAPWCGHCKKMKPEYEAAATQMKTDGIPGMLAAVDATKEPTLASRFSVKGYPTVIYFSYGEHKFDINVRDAHKIIEFMKDPKEPPPPPPPEKPWADEESEVVHLNEETFKPFLKKKKHVLIMFYAPWCGHCKKAKPEYTLAAVEFKEDPKVEFAAVDCTVHSTVCSANDVTGYPTFKYFSYFNKDTKDYRGGRTAPDFIAFMREPDKIVNTPPPSESIDWKQETSVLHLTDNNFKQKIKSHKVILVMFYAPWCGYCKKIKPEYLSVAKQLDSEGHGTCMAMVDCTENTKTADEYKIEGFPTLKLFKDGKFVADYSGKRDAADIKRFILSYINSKRDEL; encoded by the exons atgaaaaaattgtttgttgtattttgtatattt ATTTTCGTAATTGCAATAGCCCAATGTTCctccaaatccaacaaaaaattagttatagaaAACATAGCTGACAttaaagatttcaaaaaattactaagaacaaaaactaacattttaatatgtttctataataattataaacaatccCAAAATGTTATTAAGGTATTTAAGGAAGTTGCGGATAATATAAAAGGAGAAGGAACTATGGTTTTGATTGATTGTAAAGG GGATGCAAAGAAACtatgcaaaaaattaaaaattcctaaTGATGCTTATAGCATAATGCATTATAAAGATGGCGATTTTCATAAAGATTATGATAGAAAAATAACGGTCAGTTCTATGACCAACTTTATGAGAGATCCAACTGGAGACATTCCTTGGGAAGAAGATACCACAGCGACTGATATTGTGCATATTCCAGATTCAAAT acATTATCAAAACTACTAAAAAAAGAATTGAGACCTTTGATGGTGATGTTTTATGCACCATGGTGTGGATTTTGCAAGACATTAAAACCTGAATATGCTGATGCGGCTAGAGAATTAGAAGATGATGCAGTTTTAGCAGCTATAGATGTTAACAGACCAGAAAATGCTGCAGTGAGAACTCAATATAATATCACTGGTTTCCCCACACTTTTATTCTTCGA aaatGGCCATTTGAAATTTCCTTACGAAGGTGAAAACAAGAAAACTGCAATAGTTTCCTTCATGCGTAACCCTACAGCACCTCCGGTCAAACTTAAAGAACCGGAATGGTCTGAAATGGATAATGAAGTCGTTCATTTGACCACTAATAGTTTTGATCCGGTTATTAAAGAGGAATCATCAGTGTTGGTAATGTTTTATGCACCGTGGTGTGGacattgtaaaaaaatgaaacctGAATACGAAGCAGCCGCAACACAAATGAAAACCGATGgt attcCTGGAATGTTAGCTGCAGTTGATGCTACTAAAGAACCAACGTTAGCTTCAAGATTTTCAGTAAAAGGATATCCGACAGTTATTTACTTCTCTTATGGTGAACATAAGTTTGATATTAATGTTAGAGATGCacataaaataatagaattcaTGAAGGATCCTAAAGAACCACCTCCACCGCCTCCGCCAGAAAAACCTTGGGCTGATGAAGAAAGCGAAGTAGTACATTTGAATGAAGAGACATTTAAACCgtttttgaagaagaagaagcatgTGTTGATAATGTTTTACGCTCCAT GGTGTGGACACTGTAAGAAGGCTAAACCTGAATATACATTAGCAGCTGTGGAATTTAAAGAGGATCCTAAGGTTGAATTCGCAGCAGTTGACTGTACAGTACATTCCACAGTATGCAGTGCTAATGATGTTACGGGTTATCCTACgtttaaatatttcagttatttcaataaGGATACAAAGGATTATAGAGGTGGAAGAACG gcTCCagattttattgcttttatgAGAGAACCTGATAAAATAGTAAATACTCCACCACCTTCCGAATCAATCGATTGGAAACAAGAAACTTCAGTATTACATTTAACGGATAACAATTTTAAGCAGAAGATTAAAAGTCATAAAGTGATTCTAGTGATGTTTTACGCTCCTTGGTGTggatattgtaaaaaaattaaaccggAATATTTATCAGTGGCCAAACAATTAGACTCTGAAGGGCACGGAACTTGCATGGCTATGGTGGATTGTACAGAAAACACCAAAACAGCTGACGAATACAAGATAGAAGGTTTTCCcactttgaaattattcaaagatGGAAAATTTGTGGCCGACTATTCGGGAAAGAGAGACGCAGCTGATATAAAAAGGTTTATTCTCAGTTATATCAATTCCAAGAGAGATGAATTGTAA